The proteins below are encoded in one region of Candidatus Planktophila lacus:
- a CDS encoding DNA gyrase/topoisomerase IV subunit B, whose protein sequence is MAAKNSKDAGDQLDLTALGDAEDSYTAKDLAVLEGLDAVRKRPGMYIGSTDSRGLMHCLWEIIDNSVDESLAGHCKKIEINLEADGSIEVHDDGRGIPVDKEPKTGLTGVEVVLTKLHAGGKFGGGSYAASGGLHGVGASVVNALAERLDAEVDRNGKIYWMSFKRGVAGIFDGEGPKAEFTPQSGLRTIGKVSAKVTGTRIKWWADRQIFLKEASLDIEEIYARARQTSFLVPGLTLIVNDNRTKAVTTQTFYHKGGISEFCEFLQPDQPVGEVIRIYGTGHYQETVPVLDDKGHMVSTEVERDMEVDIAMKWGDGFDATVHSFVNIISTPKGGTHVQGFERAITKAFNESLRSTGTLKKNEADVIKDDIMEGLTAVITVRMSEPQFEGQTKEVLGTAAATRIVSAVVADKMKEFFNTTRRIDKANGRLILEKVAAASRTRISARTHKDLQRRKNALESSALPTKLSDCRSEDVTRTELLIVEGDSALGTTKAARNSEFQAILPIRGKILNVQKASLSQMLDNSECASIIQVIGAGSGKSFELADARYGRIILMSDADVDGAHIRCLLLTLLYRYMKPMIDDGRVFAAIPPLHRIELMGSGGKKGEYIYTYSDDEMKKVTADLKKSGKKWKEPIQRYKGLGEMDADQLRETTMDPDARTLRRITISDAAAAEAMFELLMGNDVAPRKEFISTAEIDRDRIDA, encoded by the coding sequence GTGGCCGCCAAGAATTCTAAAGATGCTGGAGATCAACTCGATCTCACTGCTCTAGGCGACGCCGAAGATTCTTATACCGCCAAAGACCTGGCAGTCCTTGAAGGCCTTGATGCGGTTCGTAAACGTCCGGGTATGTATATCGGTTCAACCGATTCACGCGGGCTCATGCACTGTCTCTGGGAAATTATCGATAACTCAGTAGATGAATCACTTGCAGGTCATTGCAAGAAGATTGAAATTAATTTAGAAGCTGATGGATCTATCGAAGTCCATGATGATGGTCGCGGTATTCCAGTTGATAAAGAACCAAAGACTGGATTAACTGGAGTTGAAGTTGTACTTACAAAGTTGCACGCAGGCGGAAAGTTCGGTGGCGGTTCTTATGCTGCATCAGGTGGTCTGCACGGCGTTGGTGCATCAGTTGTAAACGCACTTGCCGAACGTCTTGATGCAGAAGTAGATCGCAATGGCAAAATTTACTGGATGTCATTTAAGCGCGGCGTTGCCGGCATCTTCGATGGCGAAGGTCCAAAGGCAGAGTTCACACCACAATCTGGACTTCGCACAATTGGAAAAGTTTCTGCAAAAGTTACAGGTACCCGTATTAAGTGGTGGGCAGATCGTCAGATCTTCTTAAAGGAAGCATCCCTTGATATCGAAGAAATTTACGCTCGCGCACGTCAGACCTCATTCTTAGTTCCAGGCTTAACGCTGATCGTCAATGACAATCGCACCAAAGCCGTAACAACTCAAACTTTCTACCACAAGGGCGGTATCTCCGAGTTCTGCGAATTCTTACAACCAGATCAACCAGTAGGCGAAGTAATCCGCATCTACGGCACCGGCCATTATCAAGAGACTGTTCCAGTCCTTGACGATAAAGGCCACATGGTTTCAACTGAAGTAGAACGCGATATGGAAGTAGATATTGCGATGAAGTGGGGCGATGGCTTTGATGCCACCGTTCACTCCTTCGTAAACATTATTTCGACGCCAAAGGGTGGAACCCACGTTCAAGGTTTCGAGCGAGCGATCACCAAAGCATTTAACGAATCCCTTCGCAGCACTGGCACTCTGAAGAAGAACGAAGCCGATGTAATTAAAGATGACATCATGGAAGGCCTTACCGCTGTCATCACAGTGCGTATGTCTGAACCACAGTTCGAAGGACAGACCAAGGAAGTTCTCGGCACAGCGGCTGCAACACGAATCGTCTCTGCAGTAGTTGCCGACAAGATGAAAGAGTTCTTCAACACAACTCGTCGTATCGATAAGGCCAACGGCCGTTTGATTCTCGAGAAAGTTGCTGCTGCATCACGTACTCGTATTTCTGCACGTACTCACAAGGACCTGCAACGTCGTAAGAACGCCCTCGAATCATCTGCGCTTCCAACCAAGCTCTCTGATTGCCGCTCTGAAGATGTAACTCGTACCGAACTTCTGATCGTAGAAGGTGACTCAGCACTTGGTACCACCAAGGCAGCGCGTAACTCTGAATTCCAAGCAATCCTGCCAATTCGCGGCAAGATCCTTAACGTACAAAAGGCATCGCTTTCACAAATGCTAGATAACTCCGAATGCGCATCAATCATTCAGGTAATCGGCGCCGGTTCCGGTAAATCATTTGAACTAGCCGATGCGCGCTACGGCCGCATCATCTTGATGTCCGATGCGGACGTTGATGGTGCGCATATTCGCTGCTTGCTCTTAACTCTTCTCTATCGCTACATGAAGCCGATGATCGATGACGGTCGCGTCTTTGCAGCGATTCCACCACTTCACCGCATCGAGCTAATGGGTAGCGGCGGCAAAAAGGGTGAGTACATCTACACATACTCAGATGATGAGATGAAGAAGGTCACCGCAGATTTGAAGAAGTCCGGCAAGAAGTGGAAAGAACCTATTCAGCGCTATAAAGGCCTTGGTGAAATGGATGCTGATCAGCTCCGTGAGACCACTATGGACCCAGATGCTCGCACCCTACGCCGCATAACAATTTCTGATGCAGCAGCGGCAGAGGCGATGTTCGAACTTCTCATGGGTAACGATGTAGCCCCACGTAAAGAATTTATCTCAACGGCTGAAATCGATCGCGATCGGATCGACGCTTAA